The DNA segment TGTCCTTGCTCCCTGCATAAATTACGTTTTCAATTTATGCCTTGAACAAGCGGTATTTCCACACCAAATGCAAGTTGCACGTGTGAAGGTATTGTACAAGAAAGGTGATAAGAATGATATGGGGAATTACAGGCCTGTTTCCATACTACCTGtcctatcaaaggcattcgaaaaAATCATTCTCAAGCGATTTTCGAAATTTGAAGAGAAACATAACCTCATAGTTGATTGCCAGTATGGATTCCGAAAGGGAGTTAGCACCGAGTCGGCACTTCTTGCCCAAAAAGAGTATATTTTAGACCACATTGAACAAGAAAACGTAATATTAggcatatttatagatttttcaagagcctttgacctcataaatcatcaGATACTGATCACGAAGCTAGAAAGATATGGCTTTcggggtgtggctgcggcgttaatCCGATCATATTTAACCAATAGGAAGCAAATTGTAGATATAGAGGGATTTTGTTCGGATTCACTAGCAGTTAACtgtggcgtgccgcaaggcagtattttggggccattcctttttaatctctacgtGAATGACATAGTAAGCGTAACCCCATCCAcaaaatttgtcatttacgcagatgatacgagtctattcttttcagcaaatgATCCTGATCAATTAATTCGCCATGCGAATGAAAGCCTAGCCAAGCTAGAGAAATGGACTGAAGAAAaccttttaaaaataaacatacaaaaaacaaaggcagttctATTTCACGCCAGAAATAAAACTATAACAACTAGCCACAGTGTTTTGCTCAAATCAACCCCAGTTGAAATAGTGCCTTGGATTAAAACATTAGGTGTTACGTTTCATGAGAACTTATCTTGGGATGCACATATTAACTGCTTAACCAAAAAACTTTCTCAAGTAGTCGGCCTCATATATTATCGAAATGCAAGTGTACTACCGCGTAATGTAATGATAATGCTGTATAATACCTTGTTTTGTTCAAGACTTAATTATTGCCATTTAGTTTGGGCCTCTACGACGCAAAACAATATACACAAAATTCatattctgcaaaaaaagtttctacGTGCCGTTGCAAGTGTCCCCATGTGCTATCCCTCGGAACCATTATTTCACATGTATAACGTGATGCCTGTTACGAAGATTTATGGTTATCGtctgtgcaaacaatacaaacaagagataaaaaatggTACTTGTTTCTTGCGTCAGATAGCCAACATAAGTAGTCATCCTAAAGCATACAACACGCGAAATTTTGAGAGGTGGAAAGTTGAAACATGTAGGACAACATATGGAttacaaatgttaaaaaaccggttaccaaggcttttaaatacgttgcataagaaaaacatacaacccgaaaatattactttcaagaaacttcgccactactttacgaactaaaaataagaacaacaaaatagtctcacaatattctatctcaaagcgtcactttcattttgctatgctgtctatatatctccggcgatgagatttgttgaaagtgtgtgccctcttgttgcagtcaggttttcgtggaaacttcctttttttcaatgtacagcttttgtttgcggtttcacactttcatgcatttgttttgtggttgctgaccgctacctgtagttgccaatgtgggggcctgcggccttgtcaagctgccttaatgacagctttttctgctggcctccggcatcatgtacgtgtgatgcaaataaagttattattattattattatttgaaagTCGTCGAACTGCAGCCGAAACACTCGGCCACTGTGCGCCTGAGAGGCAGACATGGAGGCAATTAGAAACAGGCAGGGCTGAGAGCACCAACAAAATGCCCTTACCACAAGAGTGCGTAGGCAGAGAGTTCCTGCTGGTGCCCGAGGGTCCAGGGCTGCAGCTAGGTCCCAAACTTTGATCTCGCCGTCATAGGCACCCGACACTATGGGCTTAGTGTCAAAGCGGATGCAGCGCACTAGTTCTTCGTGGCCTTCAAGCACTCGCAGGCAGGCGCCACATTGAATGTCCCAGAGCCTGAAAAGTAGACAGTACAAATAGTTCTTTACCGAGACACAAGACAGAATAAACTATTACCGAGCTCCTCACCTAATTGTATTGTCTGAGCTGCCAGATACCACCAGCCTGTCTCGATACTGCAGGCAGGCAATTCCACGCTTGTGCCCATTGAGGGTCCGTACAAACTCACAGTTTGGTGTCCCCCAAACTTTGATGGTACGATCTCCCGAGGCAGACACCACATAACGTTCATCGAAGTCCACCACATTCACTGCAGCCCGATGGCCAACAAGCACTCGCCGCAAGTTGATCTCACGAGGGGTCACCATGTCCCAGACAGCAATAGAGTGGTCCTGTAAAAAGCAATTCCCATTGAAGGCTTCATAAAACATGCATTGGTGCAAAGCATCCGAAAACAAGGGAGTGATCCCGGCAACTTTCGCCACTGTCGTTGACAAACCGGGCATGTTATAGTTTTTCCCATGCTAAAGCCAGCACAAATTATTCTGAATTCTGCGAGCACTAGAAAAGGGGCTGTTCATACATTGTAACAAGAAATGATAAGCTACATTTTCGTGAAGTTAAATTGTCAACAAATGTCTGTACCTCATTCAGACTCACATTTCTTTTTAGATTAGGCAGTTTAAAACTGTAAGAACGAGATTCTGTGACAATGCTCGAAGGAGGGAAAAATTATCCCTGCTAATTTTTTTGGACTCCGCTCGCCATAAACAGGAAGATTCGAGATTTTGCCCGACTTTCCTTTGATGTTCGTGATGTTATGGGgatccaaaagcgactcaggctattgggATGACGCAGTTAAGGGCTCCAGATTATTTCGGTCACTtgaggttctttgacgtgcactaacatcgcacaggacatgggcatctagaatttcgcatccactGAGTGGCAACTGCTatggccgggttcaaacccgcatctttcaggccaGCATCTCAGTGCCATAACCACTACACTACCAAGGAGGCTTTTCCCAAGAATACCCCTTTTTTTCTTATTCATCTCTAAGAACTGGCCCTTTAATGTCGCCCAAAATGTGCTAGTTAATGCCTAATAACGTGTGATCTTCTCACATCCCACTGCGTACTAAGAGGCAATGGTAGATTTGCTGGCTCTCCCAGGCCATAAACCAACCTGCAGTGAATACAACAATGAAACAAGTACAAATATGCACACAAATGTTCCAGTGTGCCAATTACAGTATACAGGCCACACAGCAGCTACCACATTTACTAGGAGTGTATGAATGTTCGAAATTTTCTAATAGCAAATCAAATATTCTCCCGTTACCTTCTCAAACCGAATCACATAGTGTACATTAAACACTATTAGAAATGAAGCGAATATGAACTGAAGTTTTTAATAGTTTTTGAATAAAATGCACGAAGTTAGAATCGGGCACGCAGCAGCTTTCTTTGACGGCCGTTTCAAAAGCAGCACTCATTCCTATGCCGCACAGCACGCTGACACAATTGATCCGTGCAATCAGAGCTGTCATGCGGTCCATTGGCGTGGTGGTGTTCATGTTTATGCATATGGCCTCCAGGACTTGGCAACACTGTAGGGCAGAGCCATGTTCAGCAGAGTCTGCCTTCACGTCCGATAGTGGAGACCATGGCTCATAACTCACATCTCTCTCATCAACTAAGATATGGCGCTACTTTGGTAAATGGCaatttttaaggcgtaagccttattCGCCCTACTGAGCGAAAACCCGCCTGTTTCTGTGTATATGAGTTAACACTCAATGGAATCCTTAAAATATGGCATCCTCATACGACCTGGcaagtggtagttaaattaatgattgttcaAGCCAAGTTGCTCATGAAGAGTAATCTGGATCACACAAACCCCACcagtgggagcacctgccatcgaagggctgtggcgcaccgcttaaccgctgcaccactctgGCAGGAGTGGTATCAGGACTCACAGCGATCTATAAATGTCAAGTCGACAATAACCTCATGCAGACGGTCGGCACATCCGAATGCAACCAGATGCAGCAGAAAGTGAGGGAGGGGGGCGCAGAACGTGGCAACATCCATCACAAAGTTAGTGCACGGATCAGAACCGGTGCGACGGCGTGACAGCAGCGGCTTTGAGGAgtcatgcagaggtagaattgccagctgcgtggcatcagGTTACATCTCGCCACAGCACGCTGCAATTGCGTGCACGAAATGAGCAAACAGGTTtgcgccttctcacacgtaagtagtcttaagcGTCTCTGCCGACTTTTTGATGCACATGACATGACATACACAGAGGTAATTACTGACTTCGTGTTTAGTGCCCGATAGTGGAGATCCTGTTGAGACTTTCAACAGCTACAGTTTTAATTCCATCAATTATAGCGTTGCTTCTAGTACTGCGCAATTTCAAATGAACTTTTTTGTACGTATATTCGCATAAGTAGCGAATAATCATACAAATACCTGATTCATATTCAAGTTGAATACGATTCGGAGTTAACTAcattattcgtattcgatttcGCTTCGGAAAAGTACTATCCCCACACCCCTAGTATTTACTCAATTCTAACACTTTAGACTTAACACACATCAGTTTTTCTCTGCTTCGATAAAAGAAAGGATCTTGTTCTCACTTTGGAACAACCAACCTTTAATGCAACCACTGTGATGTCACGATGAAATAAATGGTGCCACCACCTAACCGCCTTTCTGGCAGGTGCCTGCTCAACTGCGAAACAAAAGTGCACGCCTTTTCATCAAATTCGTAATCCAGTACCTGCGGGCTTTAAACTCTGTCCGTGTTGGGTCTTTCTACCTCACCAGCTACATCGCCCTAACTTTCAAGACTACCGTAGCTACAGGCTTGTGGTCCGCTCAAcgtcatgtggttcgtcacgcggttggtcacgtgaccagttatgtggttggtcgcgtggtgcggtgcgaccacgatTGGAATGCGAGCACGGTGAAACTGCAAGTtcatggccaatgtagctttcgctacaaaacattgGCCGCTAAAATATACTTCTATCATGTGTCACATTTTTATAGCTTTCAGTTTAATAAACAATGAAACATTGCAGCTAATGGTGTGATGAAGCAGCTGCAGCCTTATCACTGGACAACTAATGcattgattggtttggtttacggggtgttacgtcccaaagcgactcaggctatgagggacgccgtagtgaacggctccggaaatttcgaccacttagggttctttaacgtgctctgacatcgcacagtacacaggcctctagaatttctcctccatcgaaattcgatcactgcggccggggtcgaacccgcgtctctcgggtcagcagccgagcgccataaccaccgagccaccgcggcggcaactaGTGCATTGAGAATAGCTACTAGGCTTTGAAGGCTGATATAAGGCTTATCACAAAGATGTGTTCCTTACTTTAGAGCAGGTGACCATCATGTCATTGTTGAAGCGCAAATGCAGCACAGCCTCACGTTGGTGGATCAGGGTGTTCACCATCTCGCCTGTCTTCACATCCCAGACACTGAAACACGGCAGAGATTTTAAGACAGACTGCACAAAAGCTGAAGCTCTTCAGTTACACAATCTTCATGCGTGGGCACCAAATGCGGAGCAGCAGCAAATAAACAAGGCAAAGAGAAGCAACAAGCGCCGGGTAAAAGAACAGTACAAAGCCTTAGTCATGACAAGGGTGAATGGAGGCTTGAGCATATCAGAGTAGTGCAAGAAGCCAGAAAAATCACATATACAAGGCAGCTCTGGAACTGGAAGTGTCGCACTCTGCAGCACAAGAACCCAATTTCGGGGAGGTCGTAAATAGCACAGGAGAGTCTAAAAATACATTTTCTTTGTCTTTAGTAGTACATGCCAAAATGATAAAATGCTTTTATCCAGAACCTCAGAGCTGTATAGGCCCCTTTGCTTTTAATTAGCCTTAaagggggctctgaaacacctgaGGAGAATGCgtaaactcgctcaatcactgcactgtgttgtcatgaacacctgagccaaataatattTCTACACTCAGCACAGGACCCACAATTCGCATCAAAGTTGGCAAGCCCTTGAATTTTTCATGCTTGTTCCCTTCTCCATTTCGCACAGTTCCGTACGCAGGTTATGGGATGAATATCAGTTAATTCTTCCAAATGTCACACAGCTACCATGGCAGTGACCAGTAAGCTGCTTGCGCCGCCAGCATTCTAGCATGCAAAGAGTGACAAGAGAATAAATAGGGATAGACGCTACAATGCGCATTGCTAAAATTTTTTGCTGTAGGATATTCGTACAGTGGCGAGCTTTAACATCACAGGAAGATGGTTAGGAAGCTGCTGTATCTACAGTGGCTTACAATGAACATCATCAAGAAAAACCACTCAGTAAGCTTAGTAACACCATCAAAGGACAACATCAGCCCCTTCAGAGCCCCTTAAGCACTCAAAAAATAGGAAGCTTGAGGATAACAGTGTGTCATAAGGCCAAGTGGCAGTTTGCATTATGCCAGACTCATGTAGGTGTCATTAACAAGATAATCACGCCCAAAAACTCAAAACATTACACATAAACTAAATCAAATTATAAACCACAAGGCAGAAACGCTTTGAAACTCAGCCAGATGGAAATTCCAGCTGAAGTAGGCATGTTTTTCATCAAGTAGCTTTCCATCCTGTTAGCCAGCAAGTTTTACAGAACTACATGTGCAAGAAACCAGCACAATCTGGTCTAGTGGTAAGAATTACCAATGTGTACCTATCCGGTTAATGTTTCCTAAAATTTTCGAAACATTGGAGTCAGACATGCAATTAGAATAAGATACTAGAATAAAAAAAAGTCACTTCACTCAAATTTACACAGCAAATGATGGCAAAACATTTCTTAATTTCAGTGTAGTTCCCTATTCTACTGCAGCATAAAGTAAACTAAAGTGTTTTTAGGACAGTTTTCTAACTTATAAGCTGAATGCAAACAATATTTCATTCTGTTACCATTACTTGATATTGTGTGAAAAAAGTAATGGCCACTACTTCGGCTTCGAACTGAGTGCATCTGGTTGCATTTAAGTTAATATATTGGCATGATTTCAGAAAATACCTTGTAAGCGTTTAGCCCAGTTTCATTTACAATCAATGGTAACATAAGTCCTTTATTTTGTGTAATCTTTCCAGGTCTCGTGGTCTCTCTAATGCCAGAAAAACTTATGTTCTGTCCTTGCAGACGAATGTTCTAATGTTATTTTGTTTATTATTCATTATGAGCATTGTTCAGTTTTTATATTTCATATTCAATGCCCTTTTATAAAGTTTATATCTCCGCTGGCTCCAAAGaaattattacatatttatgCATCTTAAGATGGGTGACTAACAGAAAATACAGGAGTTATGGTATATacaaatttttttctatttttccaaCCCTAATACACATCACTGGAGACTTATTTTCAGTAACAGTGTTAACAAAGAATGCAAATGTCTTACCGGACAGTAGAATGATATGACCCAGAGATGATGACCTTGTCATCATACTGCAGACACAGCACAGCGCCTGTGTGACCTGTCAGCACCTGCAAACACACAGACATAAAAAAGCTCAAACCACCTGCAATACAAGATACCCAAATAGACGCTTGCTCACCTTGACACACTGCAAGGACGCCCTGTCCCATATCTTAATTGTGTTATCTCGCAGGCCAGACACAATCTTAGTGTCATCATACTGCAGGCAGTAGACACCCTTGAATTCTCAGAGCGGCAGTTGATGCGTTGGAGGTTGTGCCTTCCACACCTCCAGTTGTTCTCGATGCTCTCAATGTCTTGGATAATGCGTGGGTATAGACGCCTAAGAATCATGAAAAAAGACAGCAGGTTACGAATGTGCGTCACTTTTCACAAACAGGAACACATAAGATCCATCTGCTGCTCCCACCTGTAGAACATGTGGTCAGGATGGGGCTCGCCTGGTGGTGGCTTGAAGAGGTACTGCACCAAGCCCCTCCTCTCCGCTAGGCCACGCCAAAGAGGGTCCGTCGAGACTCGTCGTTCGATCAGCTTGCGCCAGAGACCTCCCTCGGCTACCACGCGGCGCCATTCCCTGAGAAGACATGCCAGCCCTCATCAGATACTAAGCAGCTCAATCACGAACATTTTGTGGCAATACATTGTAGAACACAATAATTGGTGCTACTGGATGCGCTGATCACTCCTTTAATCTAAAAACCACACACTCAAATTCAACCATGGCCACTAAAAGCAGCGTCAAGAATATTAAGCGTAACatttaaccttgtgtttttttccaataaatttcagttgatagtagcgcttgcccttcgtgtctttctctttgtgtcccctttTTCAGCGCttcgaaagttttcaaatatTAAGCGCACTGCAAAGAGCTGATACAGTAGCTGACTGATTTTTCGAACTTGCAGAGTATTTCGGACTACTGAAGAACCGCCAGGCACCTCATCGAAATGTTCACATATTCAGAACCAACATTTTGGACGCTGTGGAGTCGAAAAATTCTATTTTTCAGACTAAAGTAAACACAAGCATTGCTGAGAAGATCATATTTTCGACAGAAAATTCATTTTCGACCAGCGTAGACGTGACCAGCGTAGGCGTAGACGTGGTGATGTTGCCACCACAAACAATTGCCCCTTCGCTATATGAGAGCAAGTTTCTGAATTTTATTTtaatagcgcaaaaaaaaaataatatgtcggtgttaaagggaagctgaagcacttttcgaaaaaaatgagt comes from the Amblyomma americanum isolate KBUSLIRL-KWMA chromosome 1, ASM5285725v1, whole genome shotgun sequence genome and includes:
- the LOC144107200 gene encoding LOW QUALITY PROTEIN: F-box and WD repeat domain-containing 11-A-like (The sequence of the model RefSeq protein was modified relative to this genomic sequence to represent the inferred CDS: inserted 2 bases in 2 codons), with product MAQMPRCWVAEPFVSTRLRPVCMRVSFLKLVGPVRHSSDAWVIKESDQRKDNQSHCKATQLCESTKQCSGXGSRHAASQADRERCLVSFDTWPEEVQTQFVEALLARMSHCQHSRISTFLMLMLQRDFISLLPKKGLDHVAEAILSYLDARSLCAAEAVCREWRRVVAEGGLWRKLIERRVSTDPLWRGLAERRGLVQYLFKPPPGEPHPDHMFYRRLYPRIIQDIESIENNWRCGRHNLQRINCRSENXKGVYCLQYDDTKIVSGLRDNTIKIWDRASLQCVKVLTGHTGAVLCLQYDDKVIISGSYHSTVRVWDVKTGEMVNTLIHQREAVLHLRFNNDMMVTCSKDHSIAVWDMVTPREINLRRVLVGHRAAVNVVDFDERYVVSASGDRTIKVWGTPNCEFVRTLNGHKRGIACLQYRDRLVVSGSSDNTIR